AGTTAAAGCCTTAATCAagttaatgtacgatctttttaaatttttagatttttctttttttcttctaaaatgataatatacaatcattatgaaagttcccaatacatttggacgcgaaagacattgggaatttgcaaagaaacaacatcataatcttcacctcaatcactcgaaacatctcgcactatttggattaggacagcgagtgtgGCTTCAGAGTTAGTCTCCCTACGCTGCCAGTttgagttacgctccctccacatgtggaggagcgtaaccaagctagttttgtacgagactacggtttgcgatcgtgggccgacataaagtcataatctaaaaaattatgacttgatgtcggaccaacagaaaatcgtcccgttttactacaaataggacgaatttgacagcttgctcatagatttaagttagaacatgtgtaagtattacaaatatgccaaaaaatcggttttgaaaaaaataaaggtaaattctgaaaaaagatcgtacattatgactttaattttcagccaatcagaaaagatatactatgaggttgtcgccagacggtttgtttagtgatgaaggagtacaaatcggctgggaccgagactaactTTACAGATGATGAGGAGCACCAAGGCTAAGTACAAAAGTACCCTGAGTTCCAGTTTAAAACAAAGTAGGATATACAGTATAGGATACAGGGATAAGTAAATTACAACACTGCAATGTAGTAAGCAAAACAAATTGCATATAATATTGAAAAAGGACAAGAAAATAAAAGTGATGCCTGCAATGTCGTACAAAATTTGTGTCTAATTAAATCGGAATCCTTTGATAATGTTGGTATCAGTTTAATACTCTTTAAGTCTAAAGAAGTTTTAAACACTGACACATTGTgcttgtaatattaatatttcagATAAGATACTATTGTTAAAGCAGAGATCAGAACCAGCTCCTAAACCAGAGAAGAAGCCTAAGACTAGTACCATACCTGGACAACCAGAAGCAACAAAACCTGAGGATCTACAGGTAAGGATCAGGGTTGTAGCACTGCCACCCCACCGTCCACTGTAACAGTGGACGGTGGGGTGGCAGAGcccagttttggagcccaccactcagaggaAGGGAAGCAAGGTAACTTTTAAAGGAAAGGGAACAGACTTCTCACAGGGAGGGGGGGAACAGTACTCTTTAATTTGCTACACTACTGTAGATGTTAGCATgtcaattttgagatataataTACTTTCCTCCGAGAGGAGCTGTGAAAAATGTAAGACAAACACTCACACTCAATTCAATTGACTGAACAAAATGtgccattggactattccatttaaaatccacactccccactccccccgtggaagattttggaaatatcttccacagggggagtatgcattcCAAGTGGAATGATCACATTAGgaagctccatttgaaacccactgtggaagattcaggttgaatctttctcagaggatgtacaaaattcaaatggagctgccatccaaaagatatttccaaaatcttccacagggggagtgtgcaaTAGCCCATTTTAAGTATGGGTGTATAATTCCACACATATGCTAAGTGGCTCTATATGAATACATTGTCATGATTGAATCCTGGAAATACAAGCATCATGACGTTGTATTAGTTCAATTGAATTTCAGAGTACAGTCCTACATGTAACTTTTGTTTCAAACACATAAACAAGTGACATTTTCAGCTGATAATTTTTGTTAACAGACGCAAGAAGAATCCGCTCCAACGCTGAAAGAAATTGAGGAAGCCACAAAGAATGTACCTCGTCTTAACCTGGATAAGAAAGCATGGAAGGAGAAAGGGCCAAGCTCAGGGGTAAagctttttgtttttaaatatgataaaatatcatgatactttataaatttttacaaaaaatgtgtCTAAACGTACAGCACGAAGTACACAGCATCTGCATGCGTGTTTGTGCCTTATACATTTATACACAAGTAGTACATTTAGTAGTCATTTTTCtaatgtttgctctgattggttatcGCTATGTAGAGTGTATGAAAGTTTTTTCTTATGATTGATGcacaataatatataatatactgTATGGACTCTTCAATGATAAGCTTTAAAAACTGTTTGTTGATTTCgtcattttgaatttaaattttgaaGCTTCAAGGGGCATAGTCtgattttttcatgttctgttttttaTCTAGCGTGGAtgtgtgatcaaacaaaatgtgTTTGATAGAATTGATCTTTTCATATTTGATTTTTCGCCTACAGATGACATCGGATCTTGCCGCAATAAAAGGAAGACTAGCATACAGACAGGGCTTTATTACTCTGATAGAAATGGCTCATAAACTCTTATGCACCGATTCTAAAGCTGCACGAGCTGTTAACGAAGCATTGGGTAAGATCAATTGGTAGCAGAACACTCTATATCATGGTTACAGATTTGTCATGGTTATCGATGAGTTTAATCATGGTTACCGATTTGTCAACACTAGTTGCTGTTTAGATCACTTTCTTAATTTAAAAGGTGACCACCAGAtaaattgaaaaagcaaaattgtattattttggaTACTGGACAGGAATTTCCAAAAACGGACGTAAACAGTATCATAATGCTCTTATAAAATGGTTAAATGTTTTGGGAAACAATTTGTTTCTGAGTATTAAATTGATGGAAATAGTCAGTAGACTTGATCATACCAAGTTGCAGGAAGTCATTGATCACTATGGCCCAAGATGCACcgtataaaccatttagcatcattcagggatgcAGCTCTATACAGGTGCAGAACCCTAGTCAGCCTACACATataataaccatcacagccagaatCAGCTCGAGTTTTGTACGAGTAGACTGGGACAATtaccagtaagttccttgtccaggataATTTCAAGCTAGCTCTATTTTTCCACAAGAAAGGAAATAGACATTGTTTGAACTCAAACTTGTTAAAACATTTAGTTTGATTACGTTTGTGAAGCTAATATTTGTGAGACTATCCCATATACATTTCCCCCTTAATTAGTTTAAATGTTAAAGCCACACACATGCTAATCTTTAATGTATTGCTTTAAATGCCTTACAGAAAATGCAAGGATGGCTGCTAAAGAAAAGGCTCGTATTCCAATGGTAGACCCTGAGGGATTAAAGCAGCTAAGAGATATGGGCTTCCCTGAAATTGCTGCTAGGAAAGCATTGGCTGCCAATGAGTAAGTATGTTAGTTACTTCATTATGTGTATCTAAAATAATCAAAGAGTTTAAACAAAAAGGGTATGTAACCCTGCTATGGTTTTGTGTTCCTCATAAAGTGTTCCCCAGATTATAGTACCATGCACCAAGCAAACTTCAATTTTTAAGTTCATGCTTGCTTGTGGTCTGTGTGATGCATTTTGGCCATAACATGCACTATActattttgctgtaaacctttaACACAGTGCCTCTGAACCACAGTTTGTGTGCTATAGACGTGGTATGCATGTCAATTTCGTCTTCATATGCAACTTTGCCTAAATACGCTGTCATCAAATGTTTACAGCAAtttactatagctaaaataatagtttctcgatcatgagagctcaataggcacgcaatgacgaTTGCATCGGCGTACAACGCCTACTACACACGCTCATGgttagcgctgcatttcctgtgtgtGCACAATCGATTGCGCtattgtgtcattccactaaacttgcgacattacgcagtgcacgcagtacattcatactctcatgattgagaaactattattttagctatataaGCATTACAGGCATATACTTAAAATTTCCAATGCTTGTGCTTTAAACAGCAATTATTGTActgttattttactttttttagagCTAAAGTCCCATAATTTTGGTTTCCTGGAGACAGTATTGTCTGTGTGTGATACATGAGCGATCAAAGGCAGTGGCGTCACACTGCATCTTTGATTGTGTGTGTACCAAAAAACATTACACTACACTACTGTTTTGAGAAAACCAAATGAACCATACCAACTAGTTCTGATTTTCAGTATTTTATACTAATGTTGGTACTTTAGTACATGAAAGTGCAGAAATACTGGTTTACATTGGTTGATTTAGACAGTTGGAAGCTCTGTTTCTAGTTCTACAGTTACCTAGAATTGAATCTGTTGATTCTAtttttacaatttatagaatGAAAGTTGAAGCAGCAATGGAGTGGCTATTACAACATAGCGGTGATGAGGATTACAATGAACCACTGCCACTTGATCAAGTAGAAAACAATAACATAACTGGACAATCTCAAAGTATATCATCAACAGCAACAAAGAGTACAGCACAAGACTCTAATGTTACTGCTAGTGATGAAAGTCGATTACAACCAGAGGGTGCAACAAATAGTACTAATGGTGCTGGTGATGGTGCCACTGCTGGTGCCAGTACTGGTGCAGAAAGCCTAGGTGCAGCTGCCACAACAAGTGAAGAAGAAAAGAACTATAGTTCAACA
Above is a genomic segment from Amphiura filiformis chromosome 17, Afil_fr2py, whole genome shotgun sequence containing:
- the LOC140137936 gene encoding ubiquitin-associated domain-containing protein 1-like, whose protein sequence is MMKLVVNNPDGSVETLEVTADATGQEVKEKCSFVIKQNELVCQTSATARAADEGSSVDPPPVSLQYKLVCVDLAKVVQDKCKIGEQGLKDADKILLLKQRSEPAPKPEKKPKTSTIPGQPEATKPEDLQTQEESAPTLKEIEEATKNVPRLNLDKKAWKEKGPSSGMTSDLAAIKGRLAYRQGFITLIEMAHKLLCTDSKAARAVNEALENARMAAKEKARIPMVDPEGLKQLRDMGFPEIAARKALAANEMKVEAAMEWLLQHSGDEDYNEPLPLDQVENNNITGQSQSISSTATKSTAQDSNVTASDESRLQPEGATNSTNGAGDGATAGASTGAESLGAAATTSEEEKNYSSTEALQLFQEFRNRPRKPPPETALHFLQRMGFSKEESMEALSCNNNNPKTACDWLLGGKKPKFEELNRPLDESSHLHQELIKNPVILMGLTKVRVLLALEHLTHSPEALEFWLNDLDVGQVLNELNQIISMDFDFEDDPELEMALDALNVLAEEDSD